One segment of Paraburkholderia sp. PGU19 DNA contains the following:
- a CDS encoding porin, with the protein MKKTTLIFAAASAAFAGAAHAQSSVTLYGLVDAGLTYVSNEASRHSPITPNGLTDGKAVFGMTSGNVQQSRWGMRGVEDLGGGLKAVFNLESGFNVNNGSLANNNTSNNSLFNRQAYVGLSAADYGTLTLGRQYDSVVDYLGPVSAAGTWGGTYFAHRGDNDNLNSTFSISNSVKYQSANYAGASFNALYGFSNSASGFANNRAYSVGAGYDYAGVHFAAAYLQIQGLNSNNSSGAIQNLPTLSMTNLPGLQNQRTWGIGSNYEIGPFTLGALFTQTRYQDNIGDSSVRYNNHEIHARYSMTPAFSLGAAYTYTQGLRSTPRTSATSNSSAHWNQFGVQADYALSKRTDIYAESVMQIGADNQVGANVTQVNGTAAPSTSKSQYVVSAGIRHRF; encoded by the coding sequence ATGAAAAAAACCACCTTGATTTTCGCGGCTGCTTCGGCGGCCTTTGCAGGTGCGGCGCACGCGCAGAGCAGCGTCACGCTTTATGGCCTCGTCGACGCGGGCCTGACTTACGTGAGCAACGAAGCCTCGCGCCATTCGCCCATCACACCGAATGGCCTGACTGACGGCAAGGCAGTGTTCGGCATGACGAGCGGCAATGTGCAGCAAAGCCGCTGGGGCATGCGCGGAGTGGAAGACCTGGGCGGCGGCCTGAAGGCGGTCTTCAACCTCGAAAGCGGGTTCAACGTGAACAATGGCAGTCTGGCCAATAACAATACGTCCAATAACAGCCTGTTCAACCGCCAGGCGTACGTCGGACTGTCTGCTGCCGACTACGGCACGCTGACCCTCGGCCGCCAGTACGATTCGGTCGTTGATTACCTGGGCCCGGTCTCCGCGGCCGGCACCTGGGGCGGCACGTACTTCGCGCACCGCGGCGATAACGACAACCTGAACAGCACGTTCAGCATCAGCAATTCGGTCAAGTATCAAAGCGCAAACTACGCTGGGGCTTCGTTCAACGCGCTGTACGGTTTCTCAAACTCGGCGAGTGGCTTTGCGAACAACCGCGCGTATAGCGTCGGTGCTGGCTACGACTATGCCGGCGTGCATTTCGCGGCCGCCTATCTGCAGATTCAGGGGCTGAATTCCAACAACAGCTCGGGCGCGATCCAGAATCTTCCCACCCTTTCGATGACAAACCTTCCGGGTCTTCAGAATCAGCGTACCTGGGGTATTGGTTCGAACTATGAAATTGGACCGTTCACGCTCGGCGCGCTGTTCACGCAGACCCGCTATCAGGACAACATCGGCGATTCCTCCGTGCGTTACAACAACCACGAAATCCACGCCCGCTATAGCATGACGCCTGCGTTCAGCCTCGGCGCGGCGTACACGTACACGCAAGGCTTGCGCAGCACGCCGCGTACGTCCGCGACGAGCAACAGCTCGGCTCACTGGAACCAGTTTGGCGTGCAGGCCGACTACGCGCTGTCGAAGCGCACCGACATCTACGCTGAAAGCGTCATGCAGATCGGTGCAGATAATCAGGTCGGCGCGAACGTGACGCAAGTCAACGGCACTGCGGCACCCTCCACGAGCAAGAGCCAATACGTCGTTTCGGCAGGCATCCGGCACCGCTTCTGA
- a CDS encoding LysR family transcriptional regulator, whose translation MLNKLQAIRIFLRVAENNSFSRAASSLNLSNAVVTRYVALLEAHLNARLVNRTTRSVSLTEAGRAYARGCQQLLELLDSMESAVTEEAGEPTGTLKVAAAASFSLAALAPLLHRYRMRHPKVKLDVTLLHHSVDLVEDGFDVGIVASWQVNGSTLVKRPLLSVRPIVVASTGYIERHGAPTSLEQLASHSFLAPSRDMHGTEWPFASADGREETLNLDSVCRVNSMIMLRQMVLADMGLAILPEDYVLGDIASGALLGPS comes from the coding sequence ATGCTGAATAAGCTGCAGGCAATACGAATATTCCTAAGAGTCGCCGAGAACAACTCTTTCAGTCGCGCCGCGTCGAGTCTCAATCTGTCAAATGCTGTGGTGACGCGCTATGTGGCGCTGCTGGAGGCGCATCTCAACGCGCGCCTCGTCAATCGCACGACGCGTAGCGTTTCGCTGACGGAAGCGGGCCGCGCCTATGCAAGAGGGTGCCAGCAACTGCTGGAGTTGCTGGATTCGATGGAATCGGCCGTGACAGAAGAAGCGGGCGAGCCCACGGGCACGCTCAAGGTCGCGGCGGCGGCCTCGTTTTCACTGGCGGCACTGGCGCCTTTGCTGCACCGCTACCGGATGCGTCATCCGAAGGTGAAGCTGGACGTCACGCTGTTGCATCATTCCGTCGATCTCGTCGAAGACGGGTTCGACGTCGGCATCGTCGCATCATGGCAGGTGAACGGCAGCACGCTGGTGAAGCGTCCTTTGCTGTCGGTGCGGCCCATCGTGGTGGCGTCTACCGGTTATATCGAACGGCACGGCGCGCCGACGTCGCTCGAACAGCTTGCATCGCACAGTTTCCTCGCGCCTTCGCGAGATATGCATGGAACCGAGTGGCCATTTGCGAGCGCCGACGGTCGCGAGGAGACCTTGAATCTCGACTCCGTGTGCAGGGTCAACAGCATGATCATGCTGCGGCAAATGGTACTTGCCGACATGGGGCTCGCTATCCTGCCCGAGGACTACGTTCTCGGCGACATTGCGAGCGGCGCGTTGCTGGGTCCTAGCTGA
- a CDS encoding D-amino acid dehydrogenase — protein sequence MSRIAIIGAGITGVTTAYALAQRGYRVTVFERHRYAAMETSFANGGQLSASNAEVWNSRATIIKGLRWMFTRDAPLLMNPRPDWHKYSWIGEFMRQIPHYRANTIETVRLAIAAREHLFGIAAREGIDFDLERRGILHFYATRKEYESALKVNALLREGGLERRSVTPDEIRSIEPALHGEFYGGFFTPSDSTGDIHKFTRGLADACARHGVEFRYDTAVQSIQEESTGRLVIASETQGQRDAAAFDSLVICAGVGSRAFAAMVGDHVNVYPVKGYSITVCLDDAKSQQHAPWVSLLDDSAKIVTSRLGTDRFRVAGTAELNGLNRDIRSDRIEPLVRWTREHFPGVSTARVVPWAGLRPMLPGMLPKVGRGKRRGVFYNTGHGHLGWTLSAATAEGVAQALSVSA from the coding sequence ATGTCACGAATCGCCATCATCGGCGCCGGGATCACCGGCGTCACGACCGCTTACGCCCTCGCGCAACGCGGCTATCGCGTCACCGTCTTCGAGCGTCACCGCTATGCGGCGATGGAAACCTCGTTCGCCAACGGCGGACAACTGTCGGCGAGCAACGCCGAAGTCTGGAACAGCCGCGCCACCATCATCAAGGGGCTGCGCTGGATGTTCACGCGCGACGCGCCGCTACTGATGAATCCGCGTCCCGACTGGCACAAGTACAGCTGGATCGGCGAGTTCATGCGGCAGATTCCGCACTACCGCGCGAACACGATCGAGACGGTGCGCCTCGCGATTGCCGCGCGCGAACATCTGTTCGGCATTGCCGCGCGGGAAGGCATCGACTTCGATCTCGAACGGCGCGGCATCCTGCACTTCTACGCGACGCGCAAGGAGTACGAATCCGCGCTGAAGGTCAACGCGCTGCTGCGCGAAGGCGGGCTCGAGCGGCGCTCGGTCACACCGGACGAAATCCGTTCGATCGAGCCAGCGCTGCACGGCGAGTTCTACGGCGGCTTTTTCACGCCGTCGGATTCGACGGGCGACATCCACAAGTTCACGCGCGGTCTTGCGGACGCATGCGCGCGGCATGGTGTCGAGTTTCGCTACGACACTGCGGTGCAGTCAATTCAAGAGGAAAGCACCGGGCGGCTCGTCATCGCGAGCGAAACGCAAGGGCAGCGCGATGCCGCGGCGTTCGACAGCCTCGTGATCTGCGCGGGCGTCGGCAGCCGCGCGTTCGCGGCGATGGTCGGCGATCACGTGAACGTGTATCCCGTGAAGGGCTATTCGATCACCGTGTGTCTCGACGACGCGAAGAGCCAGCAGCACGCGCCCTGGGTCAGCCTGCTCGACGACAGCGCGAAGATTGTCACGAGCCGGCTCGGCACGGACCGCTTTCGCGTCGCGGGCACGGCGGAACTGAACGGCCTCAATCGCGACATCCGCTCGGACCGCATCGAGCCGCTCGTGCGCTGGACGCGCGAGCATTTTCCCGGCGTATCGACGGCGCGCGTCGTGCCGTGGGCGGGGCTGCGTCCGATGTTACCCGGCATGCTGCCGAAGGTCGGGCGCGGCAAGCGCCGCGGCGTGTTCTACAACACGGGGCACGGCCATCTCGGATGGACACTGTCGGCGGCGACGGCGGAAGGCGTCGCGCAGGCGTTGTCGGTATCGGCGTAA
- a CDS encoding trypsin-like peptidase domain-containing protein codes for MFHSTLFRTRFCTAVTTACLTGYPYANAEAIAPHAAAASAPSPASAPVKEKRMAPATASAPLDFPTIVERYGPAVVNIRAILPEKPLALPTPPAPAASPAPASGTSSEAIDGDDPLFAFFRQAMPQTQDGQSSSPRAMSGVGSGFIVSPNGLILTTAHVVDGSDDVTVRLTDRREFKAKVVAVDGPSDVAVIQIDATKLPVVKLGDSTRVRVGEQVLTIGSPDSYQNTVTAGIVSATSRTLADGTTFPFFQTNGALNPDNSGGPVFNRAGEVVGIHVQVYADGDRFQSLTFAIPIAMANKVRAQLQAQSKSPPQDGDAARGAFGMQVQDVDPGLAGAFGLPRAAGALVIAIEPGSPAATSKLKPGDVIVQIGDKPVEHSADLTDQDAVPQSGTKVPVKLIRNRKQMTIMVNLTASAQYASTGVSDVNPLDHLGLSMHPLTDDERRTTGLAEGLMVEDVSGTAGTAGIKPGDVVLSLNGTLVASQDELAALAAKAGKKAALLIQRNHARSFVTVELK; via the coding sequence GTGTTTCACTCAACTCTATTCCGCACCAGGTTTTGCACCGCCGTGACAACGGCATGCCTCACCGGATACCCCTACGCCAACGCCGAAGCGATTGCACCGCATGCTGCGGCTGCTTCCGCGCCGTCGCCTGCGTCCGCGCCAGTCAAGGAGAAGCGAATGGCGCCCGCGACTGCGAGCGCGCCGCTCGACTTCCCGACGATCGTCGAGCGCTACGGACCCGCCGTCGTGAACATCCGCGCGATCCTGCCGGAGAAGCCGCTGGCGCTGCCGACGCCGCCGGCGCCAGCCGCGTCGCCTGCGCCCGCTTCGGGCACGAGTTCCGAAGCGATCGACGGTGACGACCCACTGTTCGCATTCTTCCGGCAGGCGATGCCGCAGACGCAGGACGGGCAGAGCAGTTCGCCGCGCGCGATGTCGGGCGTGGGCTCGGGTTTCATCGTCAGCCCTAACGGATTGATTCTGACGACGGCGCATGTCGTCGATGGCTCCGATGACGTGACGGTGCGCCTCACCGACCGGCGCGAGTTCAAGGCAAAAGTCGTCGCGGTCGATGGCCCAAGCGATGTCGCCGTGATCCAGATCGACGCGACGAAGCTGCCCGTCGTCAAGCTCGGCGATTCGACACGTGTGCGCGTCGGCGAACAGGTGCTGACGATCGGCTCGCCGGATAGCTATCAGAACACGGTGACGGCGGGGATCGTCAGCGCGACGTCGCGCACGCTGGCGGATGGCACGACGTTTCCGTTCTTCCAGACCAACGGCGCATTGAATCCCGACAACTCGGGCGGCCCGGTGTTCAATCGCGCGGGGGAAGTGGTCGGCATCCACGTGCAGGTTTATGCCGACGGCGATCGTTTTCAGAGTCTGACTTTTGCCATCCCGATCGCGATGGCGAACAAGGTGCGCGCGCAGTTGCAGGCGCAGTCCAAGTCTCCGCCTCAGGACGGAGACGCCGCGCGCGGCGCGTTCGGCATGCAGGTGCAAGACGTCGATCCGGGGCTGGCCGGCGCGTTCGGTCTGCCGCGTGCGGCGGGCGCACTGGTGATTGCCATCGAGCCCGGCAGTCCCGCCGCCACGAGCAAGCTGAAGCCCGGCGACGTGATCGTGCAGATCGGTGACAAGCCCGTCGAGCACAGCGCGGATCTCACCGACCAGGATGCGGTGCCGCAGTCGGGCACGAAAGTCCCTGTGAAGCTGATTCGTAATCGCAAGCAGATGACGATCATGGTCAATCTGACGGCATCCGCGCAATACGCGAGCACAGGCGTAAGCGACGTCAACCCGCTGGATCATCTCGGTCTCAGCATGCATCCGCTGACGGACGACGAACGGCGCACCACGGGCCTCGCCGAAGGGCTGATGGTCGAGGACGTGTCGGGCACGGCGGGCACCGCGGGCATCAAGCCGGGCGATGTGGTGTTGTCGCTGAACGGCACGCTGGTTGCATCGCAGGATGAACTGGCGGCGCTCGCGGCGAAGGCGGGCAAGAAGGCGGCGCTGCTGATCCAGCGTAATCACGCGCGCAGTTTCGTGACGGTCGAGCTGAAGTGA
- a CDS encoding M14 family metallopeptidase, producing the protein MSRYHARITGKDQAALADLVTKHKVTVARHTIEKVHGGYRVDAHATNAQIKALEADGYHVERLEDAEAQGKVRQAETRAQLAAPHALDALSVAAGTGYLDVAQIEAALAAASAAPNDAFTKLIKLPHPTWEKRTCHALKIGKGSAAGRPGIYFLGGVHAREWGSPDILIHFVQLLANAYNTHAPIKIGSRTFKAADIKHVIESKDLYVFPQANPDGRHYSMSTESMWRKNRRPAPAGHSKPQCCGVDINRNYNFLWNFPQYFDPESPITNSTDPCDYEVYIGPAAESEPETKNAVWMFDTYPNIRYFVDLHSYSEDILYNWGDDEDQSGHPDMNFQNPAYDGKRGIAHDKAYREYIATADKKIAVDLANEMRDAIKASRGRVYKTEQSMSLYPTAGTSDDYAFSRHIVDAKKAKVFSYTIEWGSPDNPTPFHPPYPEMKQIIDEVTSGLLAFCIAAK; encoded by the coding sequence ATGTCCCGCTACCACGCACGCATCACAGGAAAAGATCAGGCGGCATTGGCCGATCTCGTGACGAAGCACAAGGTTACAGTCGCGCGTCATACGATCGAAAAAGTTCACGGCGGTTATCGCGTCGACGCGCACGCCACCAATGCGCAGATCAAGGCGCTCGAAGCGGACGGCTACCACGTCGAGCGTCTCGAGGACGCCGAAGCGCAAGGCAAGGTACGGCAGGCCGAGACGCGCGCGCAACTGGCCGCGCCGCACGCGCTGGACGCGTTATCCGTCGCGGCGGGCACCGGCTATCTCGATGTTGCGCAGATCGAGGCGGCACTTGCCGCAGCAAGCGCCGCGCCCAACGATGCATTCACGAAGCTGATCAAGCTGCCTCACCCAACGTGGGAAAAGCGCACCTGCCACGCGCTGAAAATCGGCAAAGGCAGCGCAGCGGGGCGGCCCGGCATCTATTTCCTTGGCGGCGTGCATGCGCGCGAATGGGGAAGCCCGGATATCCTGATCCATTTCGTGCAGCTGCTCGCCAATGCGTACAACACGCATGCACCGATCAAGATCGGCAGCCGCACGTTCAAGGCGGCGGACATCAAGCACGTGATCGAAAGCAAAGACCTGTACGTGTTTCCGCAAGCGAATCCGGACGGCCGCCACTACAGCATGTCGACCGAGTCGATGTGGCGCAAGAACCGCCGGCCCGCACCCGCGGGGCATAGCAAGCCGCAATGCTGCGGCGTCGATATCAACCGCAACTACAATTTTCTGTGGAATTTCCCGCAGTACTTCGATCCGGAAAGTCCGATCACCAATTCCACCGATCCCTGCGATTACGAGGTCTATATCGGTCCCGCCGCCGAATCGGAGCCAGAAACGAAGAATGCCGTGTGGATGTTCGACACCTACCCGAACATCCGTTATTTCGTCGATCTGCACAGCTATTCAGAAGACATTCTGTACAACTGGGGCGACGACGAGGACCAGAGCGGCCATCCCGACATGAACTTCCAGAACCCTGCCTACGACGGCAAGCGCGGCATTGCCCACGACAAGGCCTATCGCGAGTACATCGCGACGGCGGACAAGAAGATCGCCGTCGATCTCGCGAACGAAATGCGCGACGCGATCAAGGCGTCGCGCGGCCGCGTGTACAAGACCGAGCAGTCGATGAGCCTGTATCCGACGGCGGGCACGTCCGACGACTATGCATTCAGCCGGCATATCGTCGATGCGAAGAAGGCGAAGGTTTTCTCCTATACGATCGAATGGGGCAGCCCCGACAACCCCACCCCGTTCCACCCGCCGTATCCGGAGATGAAGCAGATCATCGACGAGGTGACGTCGGGGCTGCTGGCGTTTTGCATTGCAGCGAAGTGA
- a CDS encoding TetR/AcrR family transcriptional regulator: MKDVTATAEPQKDKKRARGRPASSASVGPDAILRNARKSFGKRGFEATSVREIARDSGVDAALVAHHFGSKETLWLAVVEQIAGQMAPMIDATSALRTAPLGARARVEMAVARFIDEVFDDPDVGIFFSTAATEEGERLNVLIERLVRPYHDVMMPLFADAARQDELKVKDAELLFFMLLNAISKTVAYSHLMLAFSSLPQHEKKFKRMVLETALGMLS, from the coding sequence ATGAAAGATGTGACGGCAACAGCAGAACCCCAAAAGGACAAGAAACGCGCGCGCGGACGCCCGGCGTCGAGCGCGTCGGTCGGGCCGGACGCGATCCTGCGCAATGCGCGCAAGAGTTTCGGCAAACGGGGATTCGAGGCGACGAGCGTGCGTGAGATCGCCCGCGACTCAGGCGTCGATGCCGCCCTCGTCGCGCATCATTTCGGGTCGAAAGAGACGTTGTGGCTGGCCGTCGTGGAACAGATCGCCGGGCAGATGGCGCCGATGATCGACGCGACGTCAGCGTTGCGGACCGCGCCGCTGGGCGCGAGAGCGCGCGTGGAAATGGCGGTGGCGAGATTCATCGACGAGGTGTTCGACGACCCCGACGTCGGCATTTTCTTTTCGACGGCGGCGACGGAAGAAGGCGAGCGGCTCAATGTGCTGATCGAGCGGCTGGTGCGCCCTTACCACGACGTGATGATGCCGCTCTTCGCCGACGCCGCACGGCAAGACGAGCTGAAGGTCAAGGACGCGGAGCTGCTGTTTTTCATGCTGCTGAACGCGATCAGCAAGACGGTCGCGTACAGCCATCTGATGCTGGCGTTCTCGTCGCTGCCGCAGCACGAGAAGAAGTTCAAGCGGATGGTGCTGGAGACGGCGCTCGGCATGCTTTCCTAG